One part of the Edaphobacter acidisoli genome encodes these proteins:
- a CDS encoding carboxypeptidase regulatory-like domain-containing protein, with amino-acid sequence MKRYLGWVVAAGMVFGFAGCKKKAGNPATENVKPAQQASEAIAPLDPATLGSLSGTIHFTGKPPERLKIDMSQDPVCAMTGGDNYAEQYVVHDGKLANVYIYIKDGPAAAMAQPATNTVPVVLDQIGCKYVPHVIAVMQGEPVEFKNSDGTMHNIHIMPNVQGNSTVDISQGANGVPDSKIFDKPEAMMPVRCNNHPWMNAFINVSATPYYAVSDADGHFEIKGLPAGTYTLAAVHEKLGEQTMTVTVAPQKTTKADFTYLMK; translated from the coding sequence ATGAAGCGGTATCTGGGCTGGGTTGTAGCAGCAGGCATGGTGTTTGGGTTCGCGGGATGCAAGAAGAAAGCTGGCAATCCAGCCACAGAAAACGTCAAGCCGGCCCAGCAGGCATCTGAAGCAATTGCGCCACTGGATCCAGCTACTCTGGGCTCGCTAAGCGGAACTATCCACTTTACGGGCAAACCACCGGAGCGGCTAAAGATTGACATGAGTCAGGATCCGGTGTGTGCGATGACGGGCGGCGACAATTATGCCGAACAATACGTAGTCCACGATGGCAAGCTGGCCAATGTCTATATCTACATCAAGGATGGCCCGGCAGCCGCGATGGCCCAGCCTGCAACGAACACAGTACCTGTGGTGCTGGACCAGATTGGCTGCAAATATGTTCCTCACGTAATCGCAGTGATGCAGGGTGAGCCAGTTGAGTTCAAGAACTCCGACGGAACCATGCACAACATCCACATCATGCCGAATGTGCAGGGCAATTCCACTGTAGACATATCCCAGGGAGCGAACGGAGTGCCCGACAGCAAAATCTTCGACAAACCCGAGGCGATGATGCCGGTACGCTGCAACAATCACCCTTGGATGAACGCGTTCATCAATGTGTCTGCGACGCCTTATTATGCAGTGTCGGATGCTGATGGGCATTTTGAGATCAAAGGGCTGCCGGCGGGGACGTATACTTTGGCAGCAGTTCACGAAAAGCTGGGCGAGCAGACGATGACGGTCACGGTCGCTCCTCAGAAGACCACGAAAGCGGACTTTACTTATTTGATGAAGTAA
- the era gene encoding GTPase Era, translated as MALRSGFVSIIGRPNAGKSTLLNALLGQKLAIVTHKPQTTRTRIHGVLEVRLKKNTKDEPGHPAAQIVLVDTPGVHKPTTQLDRRMMQEVHDALESRDAVLFLVDVTHRLAKKSASGEAKATGRMSMSQAEDDFALSLVKKLECPVILVLNKIDAVKKEEMLPLIAHWSALHTFADVIPISARKKQGLGLLLEKIVGQLKEGQRYFPKHQLTDQPERFLVAEIIREKILLLTGEEVPYATAVVIERYEEPSSLKKSRDGKLPVTKISAAIYCERVGQKAILIGKSGEMLKRIGTAARKEIEELLGTRVFLELFVKVQEEWRSNRVFVEDLDWRRQLEQIAAKQAEEE; from the coding sequence ATGGCACTTCGCTCTGGTTTCGTCTCCATCATCGGCCGTCCCAACGCGGGCAAGTCTACGCTGCTGAACGCTCTGCTTGGCCAGAAGCTGGCCATCGTCACTCATAAACCGCAGACGACCCGTACCCGCATCCATGGGGTGCTAGAAGTTCGACTGAAGAAGAACACAAAAGACGAACCTGGTCATCCGGCCGCGCAGATTGTCCTGGTGGACACGCCTGGCGTACATAAACCCACAACACAACTAGACCGCCGTATGATGCAGGAGGTGCATGATGCACTGGAATCACGCGATGCCGTGCTGTTTCTAGTAGATGTTACGCACCGGTTGGCAAAGAAATCAGCGAGCGGTGAGGCAAAAGCCACAGGCAGGATGTCCATGTCGCAAGCGGAAGACGACTTTGCCCTCTCACTCGTGAAGAAGCTGGAATGCCCGGTCATTCTTGTGCTTAACAAAATCGACGCAGTCAAAAAAGAAGAAATGCTGCCGCTTATTGCGCATTGGAGTGCTTTGCACACCTTTGCCGATGTGATTCCAATCTCCGCTCGAAAGAAGCAAGGGCTGGGCTTATTGCTTGAAAAGATCGTTGGGCAGCTGAAGGAGGGTCAGCGATACTTTCCGAAACATCAACTGACCGATCAACCTGAGCGCTTTCTGGTTGCCGAGATCATCCGTGAAAAGATTCTGCTGTTGACAGGCGAAGAAGTTCCTTATGCAACAGCGGTCGTAATCGAACGTTATGAGGAACCGTCCTCACTAAAGAAGTCACGTGATGGAAAGCTGCCAGTTACTAAGATATCCGCAGCAATTTACTGCGAGCGAGTTGGTCAGAAGGCGATTTTGATTGGCAAGAGCGGCGAAATGCTGAAGCGCATCGGAACTGCAGCGCGTAAGGAGATCGAAGAGCTGCTGGGCACGCGCGTATTCTTGGAACTCTTTGTCAAAGTACAAGAGGAGTGGCGTTCGAATCGCGTCTTCGTCGAAGACCTTGATTGGAGGCGGCAGCTTGAACAGATCGCAGCTAAGCAGGCGGAAGAGGAGTAG
- a CDS encoding 4-hydroxy-tetrahydrodipicolinate reductase, producing the protein MRVLILGMGKTGKLVAEIARERGHSVSVLDAKENAGARALTPPFVAGFDVVIDFTTPEGVIHNMRACLATGAKMVVGTTGWYSHLADMRGLAERKHAGLLYGTNFSVGVQVMLQLAQRMGEALKSAGYTFSIDESHHVGKLDSPSGTAISLAEAVESATGGKVPITAKREGDVMGLHTLNARSGADKLVLTHEAFSRRGFAEGAVRAAEWLATRTGCYDFRDVFAQM; encoded by the coding sequence ATGCGGGTACTGATCCTTGGAATGGGCAAGACGGGGAAGCTGGTCGCCGAGATTGCTCGGGAGCGAGGCCACAGCGTCAGTGTGCTGGATGCCAAGGAGAATGCCGGAGCAAGGGCGTTGACTCCCCCATTTGTGGCTGGGTTCGACGTAGTCATCGACTTCACAACGCCCGAAGGTGTGATACACAACATGCGCGCTTGCCTGGCGACAGGTGCGAAGATGGTGGTAGGCACGACGGGATGGTACTCGCATCTTGCCGACATGCGCGGCTTGGCTGAGCGTAAACATGCTGGCCTGCTTTATGGAACGAACTTCTCCGTCGGCGTACAGGTCATGCTGCAACTGGCTCAAAGGATGGGCGAGGCGCTTAAGAGCGCGGGGTACACATTTTCTATCGACGAATCGCACCATGTGGGCAAACTTGATTCGCCGTCAGGAACAGCCATTAGTCTTGCTGAGGCGGTTGAATCGGCTACAGGCGGCAAGGTACCGATTACTGCAAAACGCGAGGGAGACGTGATGGGTCTGCATACGCTGAACGCTAGAAGCGGAGCAGACAAGTTAGTGTTGACACATGAGGCGTTTTCGCGGCGCGGCTTTGCTGAAGGTGCGGTGCGCGCAGCAGAGTGGCTCGCGACGCGGACAGGATGCTACGACTTCCGCGACGTATTTGCTCAAATGTAG
- a CDS encoding isocitrate/isopropylmalate dehydrogenase family protein, translating to MTTHKITLIPGDGIGPEVSGAVVKIVETAGAATRVKFEWHTHNAGAEAFEKTGEYIPKALYESIEATRVALKGPVTTPVGGGFTSINVTLRQKFELFANFRPVKSLPGLKTKYPDIDLIIVRENMEDLYAGLEHVVVPGVVQALKIITEKGSTRIAQFAFDYARKHGRRKVHSIHKANIMKLSDGLFLRCCRAVAEGFPEILYAEHIVDNACMQLVMNPYQYDILLTENLYGDIISDLCSAFVGGLGLVPGANLGTECAIFEAVHGSAPDIAGKNLANPTALLQSAVLMLHHINEGPTAEKIQTALEQVYREGKTLTKDVGGTSGTKEFADAVIAAMG from the coding sequence ATGACGACACACAAAATTACGTTGATTCCCGGCGATGGGATAGGGCCTGAGGTTTCAGGTGCAGTAGTTAAGATTGTGGAAACCGCAGGCGCGGCCACTAGGGTGAAGTTCGAATGGCACACTCATAATGCGGGTGCGGAGGCATTCGAAAAGACAGGCGAATACATCCCAAAGGCGCTATACGAGTCGATTGAAGCAACGCGCGTAGCGCTAAAGGGGCCGGTGACGACGCCAGTGGGAGGCGGGTTCACCTCCATCAACGTGACGCTGCGGCAGAAATTTGAACTGTTTGCGAACTTTCGCCCCGTGAAGAGCCTGCCAGGGTTGAAGACGAAGTATCCAGATATTGACCTGATTATCGTGCGCGAGAACATGGAGGACCTATATGCAGGCCTTGAACATGTAGTCGTGCCGGGCGTGGTGCAGGCGTTGAAGATCATCACGGAGAAAGGCTCGACAAGGATTGCGCAGTTTGCGTTTGACTATGCGCGCAAACATGGCCGCAGGAAGGTTCACTCAATCCACAAGGCGAACATCATGAAGCTGTCGGATGGGCTATTTCTGCGCTGCTGTCGAGCAGTAGCCGAAGGCTTCCCGGAGATACTGTATGCCGAGCATATTGTGGACAATGCCTGTATGCAGTTGGTGATGAATCCTTACCAGTACGACATTCTTCTGACAGAAAACCTGTACGGCGACATCATCAGCGACCTGTGCAGCGCGTTTGTGGGTGGACTGGGACTGGTTCCGGGAGCAAACCTGGGGACAGAATGCGCGATCTTTGAGGCAGTGCATGGATCGGCCCCCGACATTGCGGGGAAGAATCTCGCCAACCCCACTGCCCTTCTGCAAAGTGCAGTGTTGATGCTGCATCACATTAACGAAGGGCCAACGGCAGAGAAGATTCAGACGGCACTGGAGCAGGTTTACCGCGAGGGCAAGACGCTGACGAAGGATGTCGGCGGCACAAGCGGAACGAAGGAGTTCGCCGATGCAGTTATTGCGGCGATGGGTTGA
- a CDS encoding alpha/beta hydrolase-fold protein, with product MTVPSKTPLHGHLILVMTKPDAKPQGHHAEEEPRFQLNEDYWSAQGFGVDVDGASPNQPIVIDERTVGYPLENLAAVPAGDYLVQAVFNVYEQFHLEDGRNLWLPPDKGEGQHWYSKPGNPYNAPVKLHIDPKSSTPIRVTLDKVIPTIAGTDEDPEHIAATSPAAKWLKYVRFKSGKLSKFWGRDMYLGAWVLLPDGFDEHPNAHYPLVVYQDHYHAGFGAPLPFLTTPPKPGAQGREKMREQYGYKFYQDWVSGRLPRVIILYVQHANPYYDDSYAVDSANVGPYGSAINDELIPYIEKTYRGIGQGWARATYGGSTGGWESLATQIFYPDSYNGTYTACPDPVDFHAYQNVDLYDDSNAFYRQGSFGKIPIAADRKPDGSIIANTRPEYRFEYVLGTHGRSTEQWDIWQAVFSPVGPDGYPAEVIDPLMGTINKQVVEYWHDHYDLTAILQKDWPTLGPKLEGKLHLAVGDGDTYFLNNAVHLLQKTLEDTRNPHSDATFQYGPGEPHCYTGGPTEYTMQENSATWAQRVLPLMTEHMLKTAPPGADTTSWRY from the coding sequence GTGACAGTCCCCTCTAAGACTCCGCTGCACGGACATCTGATTCTGGTCATGACGAAGCCCGATGCGAAGCCACAGGGGCATCATGCTGAAGAAGAGCCACGATTCCAGTTGAATGAGGATTACTGGTCGGCACAGGGGTTTGGCGTGGATGTGGATGGAGCTTCGCCGAACCAGCCGATTGTTATTGACGAGAGGACAGTCGGCTATCCGCTCGAAAACCTCGCGGCAGTTCCGGCTGGTGACTATCTTGTGCAGGCAGTCTTCAACGTCTACGAGCAGTTTCATCTAGAGGATGGACGCAATCTTTGGCTGCCGCCGGACAAGGGCGAAGGGCAGCATTGGTATTCGAAGCCGGGCAATCCATACAACGCACCGGTCAAACTGCATATTGACCCGAAGTCAAGCACGCCAATCCGGGTCACGCTCGACAAGGTGATTCCGACGATTGCGGGCACCGACGAGGATCCAGAGCACATCGCCGCGACGAGTCCAGCAGCAAAGTGGCTAAAGTACGTCCGATTCAAGAGCGGGAAGCTCAGTAAGTTCTGGGGACGCGATATGTACCTAGGCGCCTGGGTATTACTACCAGATGGGTTCGACGAACATCCGAACGCACACTACCCACTAGTGGTGTACCAGGATCACTACCATGCAGGTTTTGGCGCGCCACTACCATTTCTTACCACTCCACCAAAGCCTGGCGCACAAGGACGGGAAAAGATGCGCGAGCAGTACGGCTATAAGTTCTATCAGGATTGGGTTTCAGGAAGGCTACCGCGGGTCATTATCCTTTACGTGCAGCACGCTAATCCGTACTATGACGACTCGTATGCAGTCGATTCTGCCAACGTGGGACCTTATGGCTCAGCTATTAATGATGAACTGATTCCATATATAGAGAAGACATATCGTGGCATCGGACAAGGTTGGGCGCGGGCAACTTATGGCGGTTCGACGGGGGGGTGGGAATCGCTGGCTACACAGATTTTTTACCCGGACAGCTATAACGGAACATATACAGCCTGCCCCGATCCGGTCGATTTCCACGCGTACCAGAATGTCGATTTGTATGACGACTCCAACGCATTTTATCGGCAGGGGTCGTTCGGGAAGATTCCTATTGCAGCTGATCGCAAGCCAGATGGCAGTATCATTGCCAACACCAGGCCTGAGTATCGTTTTGAATATGTGCTAGGCACGCACGGACGCTCCACCGAGCAATGGGATATCTGGCAAGCGGTCTTCTCGCCAGTTGGTCCTGATGGCTATCCTGCCGAGGTCATCGATCCACTAATGGGCACGATCAATAAACAAGTGGTTGAGTACTGGCACGATCACTACGATCTGACGGCAATCCTGCAAAAGGATTGGCCGACCCTAGGCCCGAAGCTCGAGGGTAAGCTGCACCTGGCTGTAGGCGATGGCGACACCTACTTTCTAAATAACGCTGTCCATCTCTTGCAGAAGACGCTGGAAGACACGCGGAACCCTCATTCGGACGCAACGTTTCAATATGGGCCGGGCGAGCCACATTGCTACACCGGTGGACCGACCGAATATACGATGCAGGAGAACTCCGCTACCTGGGCGCAGCGGGTTCTGCCGCTGATGACCGAGCACATGCTGAAGACGGCTCCACCGGGCGCCGATACAACAAGCTGGCGATACTGA
- the nrdR gene encoding transcriptional regulator NrdR: protein MKCPYCGFTQDRVVDSRESKEADSIRRRRECEGCNKRFTTYERIDEIPYMVVKKDGRREKFDRQKVLSGLLHACEKRPVSAVKLEQIVDETEAFVVDSPERERSTSEVGELIMTRLKSIDTVAYIRFASVYRDFKDVREFKAELEELLNGGKDTKKRK, encoded by the coding sequence ATGAAATGTCCCTACTGTGGTTTCACCCAGGATCGAGTGGTTGACTCACGCGAGAGCAAAGAAGCGGATTCAATCCGCAGACGGCGCGAGTGCGAGGGTTGCAACAAGCGGTTTACCACTTACGAACGAATCGACGAAATTCCGTACATGGTGGTGAAGAAGGATGGGCGACGGGAGAAGTTTGATCGACAGAAGGTGCTGAGCGGACTGCTTCATGCATGTGAGAAACGGCCCGTTTCTGCCGTGAAGCTCGAACAGATCGTCGATGAAACAGAAGCTTTCGTGGTCGATTCGCCGGAGCGTGAGCGCTCGACAAGCGAGGTTGGCGAACTGATTATGACGCGACTTAAGAGCATTGACACGGTGGCTTATATACGGTTTGCAAGCGTGTATCGCGACTTCAAAGATGTGCGCGAGTTCAAGGCCGAGTTGGAAGAGTTACTGAACGGCGGCAAAGATACGAAGAAGCGAAAGTAG
- the lysC gene encoding lysine-sensitive aspartokinase 3 — translation MKFGGTSVEDAVAMERTAAIVAGRRKRGLNAVVVVSAMAKVTDHLIAAAAAAGRDDKAGALAISARLRHRHIDTAADLLDEERASRLHPTIHLEFDALDDLLRGIAAVGELTARTNDLVVSFGERLSSRMVAAAFEQRGLDGAHVDARMCIITDSTYGKAAPQEVAIEAKLHEHVLPLIAEGKTPVMGGFIGSNADGITTTLGRGGSDYTAALVGGGLHAGAIEIWTDVNGIMTTDPRICPDALRVKTISFEEAAELAYFGAKVLHPATILPAVQKNIPVWVLNSRNAENEGTKITATPVKCASPFKSIAAKKRLTIIDIVASRMLMTHGYLKSVFDVFDKYKCAIDMVSTSEVSISLSVDSTQRLPEICEELGKIADVKMEGNKALICMVGEDIRGHNGIAGRVFGAVRHVNLRMISQGASEINMSFMIDEQDVEEAVRSLHKEFFTDPDEKVFDVTARMQVAGKA, via the coding sequence ATGAAATTCGGCGGCACATCCGTCGAAGACGCCGTTGCCATGGAGCGCACAGCCGCGATTGTTGCTGGGCGACGTAAGCGCGGATTGAATGCGGTGGTAGTCGTCTCAGCTATGGCGAAGGTCACCGACCATCTGATTGCAGCTGCGGCTGCCGCTGGACGCGACGATAAGGCTGGGGCTTTGGCCATCAGTGCGCGGCTGCGGCACCGGCACATCGACACAGCCGCGGATCTGCTGGATGAGGAGCGCGCGTCGCGTCTGCATCCTACAATTCATCTGGAGTTCGATGCGCTGGATGATCTGCTGCGCGGCATCGCGGCGGTTGGGGAACTAACGGCTCGGACAAACGATCTAGTTGTTAGCTTCGGCGAGCGACTTTCAAGTCGGATGGTTGCGGCAGCGTTTGAGCAGCGCGGATTGGATGGCGCACACGTGGATGCGCGCATGTGCATCATTACGGACTCAACCTACGGTAAGGCTGCTCCCCAAGAGGTTGCGATCGAGGCAAAGCTACACGAGCATGTACTGCCTCTGATTGCCGAGGGAAAGACCCCAGTGATGGGCGGCTTCATTGGCTCAAACGCAGACGGCATTACGACAACACTGGGTCGTGGCGGCAGTGACTACACTGCAGCGCTGGTTGGTGGCGGATTGCACGCTGGAGCGATTGAGATCTGGACTGATGTGAACGGCATCATGACTACCGATCCTCGCATTTGCCCAGACGCGCTGCGGGTGAAGACGATCAGTTTCGAGGAGGCGGCTGAGCTTGCCTACTTTGGCGCGAAAGTGTTGCATCCGGCAACAATCTTGCCAGCAGTGCAGAAAAACATACCCGTATGGGTACTGAACTCGCGTAATGCGGAGAACGAAGGCACGAAGATTACGGCGACACCGGTGAAGTGCGCGAGCCCGTTCAAGAGTATTGCCGCGAAGAAGCGGCTGACGATCATCGATATTGTTGCCAGCCGGATGCTGATGACGCACGGCTACCTGAAGTCTGTCTTCGATGTCTTCGACAAATACAAATGCGCTATCGACATGGTCTCGACCAGCGAGGTAAGCATCTCGCTATCAGTAGACTCAACGCAACGACTCCCTGAGATTTGCGAGGAGCTAGGCAAGATTGCCGATGTAAAGATGGAGGGCAACAAAGCTCTGATCTGCATGGTAGGCGAGGATATTCGTGGTCACAATGGCATCGCGGGCCGGGTGTTCGGTGCGGTAAGGCATGTCAATCTGAGGATGATCTCGCAGGGGGCCAGCGAGATCAACATGAGCTTTATGATCGACGAACAAGACGTGGAAGAAGCCGTGAGGAGTTTGCATAAAGAGTTCTTCACCGACCCCGACGAGAAGGTCTTCGACGTTACGGCAAGGATGCAGGTGGCAGGCAAGGCATAG
- a CDS encoding aminopeptidase — MSVMEAVAIKTKFAELTFEEKLDRLAEVAVKVGLGLRSGQELIMSAPIEALPLVRRITGHAYKAGALLVTTFYSDDPSVLARYEHAQDASFDFAPVWLQDGIANGFRSGAARLAIAGANPALLSKQDPAKVARANVAMSKASKPAMELITRHEINWTIVACATPEWAKLVFPNDPENIAMAKLWDAIFVSSRIAVDDPVAEWRTHGERLKKRVEMLNAKRYSALHFKSQDGATDLTVGLADDHLWAGGGTTAGNGVYCQPNIPTEECFTTPHKDRVNGRVRASKPLSHQGTLIENIVVRFENGKIVEATATAGEDALNRLISADDGARRLGEVALVPHGSPIAQSGLLYWNTLFDENAASHIALGQAYSTCLIGGDKMSTDELAAHGANSSLIHVDWMIGSGSMDVDGIRADGTAEPLMRKGEWV; from the coding sequence ATGAGCGTAATGGAAGCAGTCGCGATAAAGACGAAGTTTGCCGAGTTGACCTTCGAAGAGAAGCTGGATCGACTAGCCGAAGTTGCAGTGAAAGTTGGCCTGGGTTTGCGCTCGGGGCAAGAACTGATTATGTCTGCCCCCATCGAAGCGCTGCCGCTGGTACGGCGCATTACTGGGCACGCGTACAAGGCTGGAGCGCTGCTGGTGACGACATTCTATTCAGACGATCCTAGCGTGCTCGCGCGTTACGAGCATGCACAGGATGCGAGCTTTGATTTCGCTCCCGTGTGGTTGCAGGACGGTATTGCCAACGGCTTCAGAAGCGGAGCGGCGCGACTGGCGATTGCTGGCGCGAATCCAGCGCTTCTCTCAAAGCAAGACCCGGCGAAAGTTGCACGCGCAAATGTAGCGATGTCGAAGGCGAGCAAGCCCGCGATGGAACTCATCACGCGTCACGAGATCAATTGGACAATTGTGGCCTGCGCGACTCCGGAGTGGGCAAAGCTCGTGTTCCCAAACGATCCCGAAAACATTGCCATGGCAAAGCTCTGGGATGCCATTTTTGTATCATCGCGCATTGCTGTTGACGATCCTGTCGCTGAGTGGCGTACACACGGCGAACGTCTGAAGAAACGCGTCGAGATGCTGAATGCGAAACGCTATTCGGCGCTGCACTTTAAATCGCAAGATGGTGCCACAGATCTTACGGTTGGGCTTGCGGATGACCATCTATGGGCTGGGGGTGGCACGACTGCCGGAAACGGAGTTTATTGCCAGCCAAACATTCCTACCGAGGAGTGCTTTACAACTCCGCATAAAGACCGCGTGAACGGCAGAGTGCGCGCGTCGAAGCCGCTCTCGCACCAGGGAACATTGATTGAAAACATTGTCGTGCGATTTGAAAATGGAAAGATCGTCGAAGCAACGGCCACAGCAGGAGAAGATGCGTTGAATCGCCTAATCAGCGCGGACGATGGGGCGCGCAGGCTAGGCGAGGTAGCTCTGGTGCCGCATGGCTCACCAATTGCTCAGAGCGGCCTGCTCTACTGGAACACGCTGTTCGATGAGAATGCTGCGAGCCACATTGCTCTGGGTCAGGCATATTCAACCTGTCTAATCGGTGGCGATAAAATGAGCACCGACGAATTGGCTGCTCATGGCGCAAACTCCAGTCTGATCCACGTGGACTGGATGATCGGCTCAGGATCAATGGATGTAGATGGCATTCGTGCGGATGGAACCGCCGAGCCGCTGATGCGAAAGGGTGAATGGGTCTAG
- a CDS encoding ribosomal maturation YjgA family protein, with the protein MQKNLSRHRRLIYLIVSFLTAIAGLTARFAPLGLPWIVVKYAGSALWAAMIYWVLALAWPQSNVTRLALTSGAIATVTELSRLYHVAWLDTFRVSLPGIILLGRYFSVRNIVAYWLAIVAGAVFDAVVLRRQVDSALLESN; encoded by the coding sequence ATGCAGAAAAACCTCTCGCGACATCGAAGGTTAATCTATCTGATCGTGTCCTTCCTGACAGCCATTGCAGGCCTTACGGCAAGATTTGCTCCGCTAGGATTGCCATGGATTGTGGTGAAATATGCCGGATCAGCACTATGGGCGGCGATGATTTACTGGGTACTTGCGCTGGCTTGGCCACAGAGCAACGTAACCAGATTGGCCTTGACCTCCGGGGCGATTGCGACCGTAACCGAGCTTTCGAGGCTGTACCACGTGGCATGGCTTGATACATTTCGCGTCAGCCTGCCGGGAATCATCCTCTTGGGACGGTACTTTTCTGTGCGTAACATCGTTGCATATTGGCTGGCAATTGTGGCTGGCGCGGTATTTGACGCGGTGGTGCTTCGACGCCAGGTGGATAGTGCGCTGCTAGAATCAAACTAG
- the asd gene encoding aspartate-semialdehyde dehydrogenase — MERRKVGILGATGMVGQRFIQLLSNHPWFEIAWLAASDRSAGKAYGEACKWKLDTPLPKHIAAMTVQPNVPEGCTGELPKIIFAALDADIARELEPKFAAAGCAVISNSSAFRMAADVPLVVPEVNADHLALINAQSWRKQRGGYIVTNPNCSAIGLVLALKPLEERFGIEGLFVSTMQAVSGAGYPGVPSLDILGNVVPFIKNEEEKMQEEVGKLLGKVDGSSIKMLDAKVSAHCNRVAVEDGHTECVSVKLRKKATREEILAAWREFAPLSGQHLPTAPDQPVEYDDAVDRPQPRLDRMRGRGMTATVGRLRECSLLDWKFVVLSHNTIRGAAGAALLNAEVLARTGQLNKLGVPVNTEAKLQAVMA, encoded by the coding sequence ATGGAACGGCGTAAGGTTGGGATTCTTGGCGCTACCGGCATGGTCGGACAGCGTTTCATTCAACTTCTGAGCAATCACCCGTGGTTTGAGATTGCGTGGCTGGCGGCGAGCGATCGCAGTGCCGGCAAAGCGTATGGCGAAGCCTGCAAGTGGAAACTGGACACTCCGCTGCCGAAGCATATTGCCGCCATGACAGTGCAGCCGAATGTGCCCGAAGGATGCACGGGCGAGTTACCGAAGATTATCTTTGCCGCTCTCGACGCAGATATTGCGCGCGAGTTGGAGCCGAAGTTTGCTGCCGCAGGCTGCGCAGTCATCTCGAACTCGAGTGCGTTCCGTATGGCCGCAGATGTACCGCTCGTGGTACCCGAGGTGAACGCAGACCACTTGGCTTTGATTAACGCACAGAGCTGGCGGAAACAGCGCGGCGGGTATATCGTCACGAATCCGAATTGCAGTGCGATCGGTCTTGTGCTGGCGCTGAAGCCACTCGAGGAGCGCTTTGGGATTGAGGGACTGTTTGTCTCTACGATGCAAGCAGTCAGCGGGGCAGGCTATCCGGGCGTGCCGTCACTGGACATTCTGGGCAATGTTGTTCCATTTATCAAGAACGAAGAAGAGAAGATGCAGGAAGAGGTGGGCAAACTGCTGGGCAAAGTCGACGGCAGTTCCATCAAGATGCTCGACGCGAAGGTGAGCGCACACTGCAACAGAGTGGCCGTGGAAGATGGGCATACAGAGTGTGTGAGTGTGAAGCTGCGCAAAAAGGCGACGCGTGAAGAAATACTTGCGGCTTGGCGTGAGTTTGCACCGCTGTCAGGACAACACCTGCCTACGGCCCCTGACCAGCCAGTTGAGTATGATGACGCGGTCGATCGTCCTCAGCCGCGACTGGACAGGATGCGTGGGCGCGGCATGACCGCTACCGTCGGGCGGCTGCGTGAGTGCAGCCTGCTGGACTGGAAGTTTGTCGTGCTCTCGCACAACACAATCCGCGGAGCAGCTGGGGCTGCCCTGCTGAATGCCGAAGTACTAGCGCGGACTGGGCAGTTGAACAAGCTGGGCGTGCCTGTGAATACAGAAGCGAAGCTACAGGCGGTGATGGCTTGA